The genomic region CGGCGACAGTCCCGGCTGCTGCGCAAAAAAAGCAATGGCAAGGCCGATCAGATAACCGCCGAGCAGATTTGCGGCCAGGGTTCCCATGGGCAGCGTCGGAAATACCGGGTTCAACCACAGCCCCAGCCCCCAGCGCAGCCATGCACCAAGCGCCGCACCTATACCTATGGCAATAAAAGCTGAAATACCCATCACATTTTACAAATCGGATCGTTGTTGGGATGTAACGCGCTGGATGCTAGGTTAGCAAACAGGGCATCGATTTCCTCCAGACTGAAATGCGTCATCAGGCGATTGGCGATATCCGGCGAGACAGCTACCGTCGTGGTCCGGCCATCGGGCAAAGTCACACGGAAGCCGGCGACATGTTTTTCCAGCCCGCCCGCTTCCTCCTCAGTGAGCCGCATCTGCTCGTCCTGCAGGGAGTCATAAGTCGCTTCCAGTTCATGCATCAGCGCATCTGTGAGCTGGTTTTCCGGCACCGCAACCACCCAGCCGAAATGGTCATCCCGGACTGTACTGGCAAGTTGCAGGCTCTTCAGATACGCGACGAAGCGATCACGGATACCTGCATCAAAGAAAATAAAATCCAGCATGATTTATCGCTTCTTATCCTGCGGACGGTTTTGCGGCAGCTGCTCCGGTACCGGCAAACCCACCCATTTCAATATCGCTGCGACCTGGGAGGATTCCAGCTCCAGCATTTGTCCGCGCTTCACTCGCGGCGGCAGATTCACCATGCCGAAACGCACCCGGATCAGCCGGCTCACCATCATGCCCATTTTTTCGAACATACGCCGTACTTCGCGGTTACGGCCTTCCTTGATGATCACCTGATACCAGCGATTCGAGCCTTCGCCGCCCATCTCGGCAATGCGTTCAAAATACGCCATGCCGTCTTCCAGTTCGATGCCGGCAGTCATGCTCTTCATCTGCTCCTGACTTAACTCGCCCATGATGCGCACGGTGTATTCGCGTTCCACTTCAAAGCTTGGATGCATCAGACGGTTGGCGAGTTCGCCACTGGTAGTAAAAATCAGCAATCCCTCGGTATTGAAATCCAGCCGGCCTATCGCCACCCACTTGCCGTTACGTACCCGGGGCAACGCATCGAACACGGTTTTACGCGCTTTGGGATCGTCGCGGCTGACTATTTCGCCTTCCTGCTTGTGGTAAATCAGCACACGTGGCAGTTCGACGTCAAAACCCAGTTTCACCGGGCGCTTATCCACCAGCACCCTGTCACCCGGCGAGACGCGCTCGCCCAAAGCGGCTGTAATCCCGTTGACCGACACACGCCCTGCAGTAATCCAGGTTTCCATCTCGCGTCGCGAACCCAGGCCGGCAGCGGCCAGCATTTTCTGCAGCTTTTGTGCGCCGGCGTGTGTTTCGTTTGCTTCCGGCGCAGCCGCAGGCGCTTCAGCTGCATGACGGCGCGGCGCTTCTGCCTTCTGTCTGCGCTCACCCAACGGCGCCTTTATATCTTTGGAAAATTTCGGCTCGGCGAGGGTGGCAGCAGGTTTACGCGAACGGCGTATAGGAGAAGCGGGCATAATCTATCCAGGTTATTGCATATAATTCATGATTATACTGCAAAAGCTAGCTTTCCTCGGTTAAATCCAGCTGCGCAGTATGTGGATTGGGGGCCACCAGATTGCCCAGTTCAACCAGTGGCGGCAACTCGTCGAGCGCGCGCAAATTCAAATCGCTGAGCAATTGCGTGGTGGTCACATACAACGCCGGGCGGCCCGGCACTTCGCGATGCCCTACGGTTTTGATCCAGTCGCGCTGCTCGAGAGTCTTGATAATTTGCGTATTGACCGCAACACCCCGGATTTCTTCTATATCGCCGCGAGTTACCGGCTGTTTATAGGCGATTATCGCCAGCGTTTCCATCACTGCACGCGAATATCTGGGCGGCTTTTCCGGGTTAATGCGTTGCAGGTAACACTGATATTCCCGCCGCGTCTGAAAACGCCAGCCATCCGCGATCGTAACCAGCTCCAGCCCCCGGTTTTGCCATTCGTCGCGCAATTCGGCCAAGGCCCGACGCAGCATATCCGCTCCCAGCTCTTCGTCAAATGCGCCGCGCATCTGTTCCAGCGTAAGCGGCTCGGTGCTGGCGAACAGCAACGTTTCCAGTACGACTTTCAATTCGGCAATGTGCTTAATCGGCATGGGCTAAACGGACATAAATCGGCGCAAAATTCTGGTTCTGGGTAATTTCCACACGGCGTTCGCGGGCGAGTTCCAGCATGGCCAGGAATTTTACCACCAAGTGCGACACGCCCAGCTCCACTTCAAACAACGTAGTGAATTCCATAAACAGATCGCCCTGCAGCGCATTCAGTATTTGCCCCATCGCTTCGCGCACTGACAGCTCCTGGCGCCCTACCGTATGATTGCGCCGCGTGCCGGCACGGGCGAGCAAGCCCAGCCAGGCTTCTCGCAAATCCTCAGTGGAAATCTGCGGCAGCAATCTTTCGGCCTGTTCCTGCCAGACGCTTACCGCAAAAAAATCGCGATCGACCCGTGGCAGCTCGTCAAGCAGTTCGGCAGCCAGTTTCATTTGCTCGTACTCCAGCAAGCGTCGCACCAGCTCGGCACGCGGATCGGTTCCTTCGTCATTTTCATCAGCCAGCACCGGCCGCGGCAGCAACATGCGCGATTTTATCTCGATCAGCAATGCGGCCATCAGCAGGTATTCCGCCGCCAGTTCAAGCTGTTGCTTGCGCATCATGGTCACATATTCCATGTACTGCGCCGTCAGTCTGGCCATCGGGATATCCAGTACATCCAGGGAATGGCGGCGGATCAGGTACAGCAACAAATCCAGCGGGCCTTCGAAGGCGCCCAGATACACCGCCAGTGCTTCTGGCGGTATGTATAAATCCTGCGGCAGTTCTGTCAGCGGCTCGCCGTTGACCAGCGCCAGCACTGCCTGCGTCTCGATAACGTCGGGCGTCACGGCTGCACTACCACGCAGTTACGTCCCTGCGCCTTGGCATGATAAAGCGCGACATCCGCGTCGTGAATCAGCTGCCTGCCGATGCCGGTTTCATCCGATCCGTCATCCTCTATCGCAGCACCGGCCACGCCGATCGAAATAGTCAATGACAACGGCTCGTCCAGATTCTCGCAAAAAACATGGCTGCCGATGGCTCGCAAAATCCGGTGGGCGATTTCACTCGCAATTTCATGGTCCGCTCCAGGCAGCAGCGCGACGAACTCTTCGCCGCCATAGCGCGCGAAACTGTCACTGCCGCGCAATACGGACTGAATGACCTGGGCTGCCTGCTGCAGCACCATATCACCCACCGGATGTCCCCAGCGATCGTTAATTCGCTTGAAATGATCGAGGTCGAACATCATGGCTGCCAATGGCTGCTTGTGGCGCACCGCATGACTCACCGCCTCTTTTAACCGCGCGTCGAAATAGCGCCGGTTATTGACCTGCGTTAACGCATCGGTCAGCCCGAAACGCTCCAGCTTGTCGAAATACAATGAGTTTTCCAGACACATCACCAGAAACGCGGTCAGGCGCTCCAGAAAGTAAGTGCCGTTTGTCGCCCGGAAACGATTGCCGTCACGACTGGCCAGATGCAGGCCGCCCATCAGATTGCCCTGCCGCACCAATGGCAATAACGCCACCGAAGCCAATCGGTCGCTCCCGAACAATTCGCCATGAAAATCGGCCTGATATATTCCCAGACGGGGACGCAATGGCGGATGATAAAACCCGCGCAATTGGGATTTATGCGCGGCCAGCACCAGTCCCTTTTCGCAGAAAGCCGGCAAATGCGTATCGCCCAATACGCGCGCCCACTCCCCGCTTTCATCCAGCAACCACAAACGCACTTCATCGAGCTCGAAATCCCGCGGGAAATCGTGCAATACGATATTCACCAGTTGCGATAGCCCGCGCGTCTCCATCAATCGCTGCTCCAGTTGCCCGAAGCGCAGCAGTTTCTTTTCGTTCTTGCGCGCCTCAGTCAATAATGTATCAAGCTGCTCGCGCAATGGTTCGGTTTGCAAGTGCCATTCCCCTTTATGAGCATTGCCAAAAAATAATAAATCACCTGATGCCGAATACCAGAAGCGCCTTTAGCAGACGATATTCCGATGATATTTATCAGATAATCGCCAAAAAATGCAGTCCCGGCCAGTGCAGATTTATATTGTTGGCGGTGCTTCAAACTTATTCGTGATATTACACATCTCGGCTCAATATCGCTATTTTAACGTCTGAATCGCGTTGTGAGTTTTCTACATTCAGGTTATCGGGTAAACTCACAAAATTATGATTATTGTTTAGCATACTCAACAGGTAAAAAACATGCTCACAGGCAGTTTAGTCGCGATTGTTACCCCGATGTTTGAAGATGGCAGCCTCGATCTCGCAAGCTTGCGCGCTCTGGTCGACTGGCATATCGCGCAAAAAACCGACGGCATCGTCGTCGTGGGCACAACCGGCGAATCCCCGACCGTCAATCCGGAAGAGCACTGCTCGCTCATCCGCACCGTGGTCGAACACACTGCCGGACGCGTACCGGTCATTGCGGGCACTGGCGCCAATTCAACTTCGGAAGCCATTGAACTCACGCGCTGCGCGCTGTCCGCTGGCGCAGATTACGGCCTCTCGGTCGCCCCGTATTACAACAAGCCCGGACAGGAAGGCTTGTACCGCCATTTCAAAGCCATTGCGGAAGCAGTCGAGCTACCGCTCATGCTCTACAACGTGCCCGGTCGCACCGCAAGCGACATCAGCAACGATACCGCATTGCGTCTCGCGCAAATCCCCAACATTGTCGGCATCAAAGACGCCACCGGCAACATGGAACGCGCCACCGACCTGATCATGCGCGCCCCGAACGATTTCGCCCTCTATACCGGCGATGACGCCAGTGCACTGGCCTTCATGCTGCTGGGCGGACATGGCGTCATTTCCGTCACTGCCAATATCGCCCCCCTGTCCATGCACGAAATGTGTGTCGCGGCATTTAACGGCGAGATCCAGCGCGGACGGGAAATCAATCACACGCTATTCGGCCTGCACCGCAAATTATTCGTGGAAGCCAACCCCATCCCCGTCAAATGGGCCCTGGCGGAAATGGGACGGATCAAATCCGGTATCCGCTTGCCGCTTACAGAACTTTCCGCTGAACACCACGACATTTTACGCGCAGCCTTGCGCCAAGCTCATGCTATTTAAGGACTTATCAATGAAACGCACACCTTTATCAATCGCCCTCATTTGCGCTGGCGTTATCGTTAGCTTAGGCGGATGCAGTTCACTCGATATTCTGGAAACAAAAAAGATCGACTACAAGTCGGCAGGCAAGATCCCTACACTGGAAGTTCCTCCCGACTTGACCACGCCAACTACCGATAACCGCTATCAGGTTCCGGATCTTAATCCGGGCGGCAGCGCCACCTATTCGGCATACAACGCTGAACGCGGCGACAAGGCGAGCGCCGGCAGCGACGTATTGCCGACCCAGAACAAAGTTCGTCTGGAACGCGCAGGTAGCGAACGCTGGTTGGTAGTGGATGAATCCCCGGATAAAGTCTGGCCGATTCTGAAGGAATTCTGGCAAGAAAACGGTTTCATCCTGAATGAGGATCAGCCCGCCACCGGTATCATGGAAACCGAATGGGCAGAAAACCGCGCCAAAATTCCGCAGGATTTTATCCGCAAGACGATAGGCAAAGTTCTGGATGGCCTGTATTCGACCGGCGAACGGGATAAATTCCGTACCCGTATCGAACGCAATCCAAAAAATCCCAATGAAACGGAAATTTACATCAGTCATCGCGGCATGGTCGAAGTCTATGACGGCAGCGACAGCAAGCACACCGTGTGGCAGCCGCGCCCGGCCGATCCGAGCCTGGAAGCCGAGATGCTCAGCCGCCTGATGGTACGCCTCGGTGTAGAGAAAGCCCGAGCAGACGCCATGCTGGCGGAAAAGAGCCAGGGCGACCGGGCCCAGATCAGCAAATCCAGCGATGGCAACATGATGCTCACCGACAACGAATCGTTCGATCGCGCCTGGCGTCGTGTCGGTCTGGCGCTGGATCGCGTCGGCTTCACCGTGGTTGACCGTGATCGTGCCAAAGGCGTTTATTACGTACGTTACGTCGATCCCGAGCAGGATAATCAGACCGGCAAGAACAAGGGTTTCTTCAGCAAGCTCGCCTTCTGGAAGAGCAGCAGCAAGACCAACACCGAACAGTACCAGGTGGAATTATCAGAAAATCCGTCTGCAACCGGTACCGCTGTCCGCGTGCTCAGCGCAAAAGGCGAACCGGCACAACCGGAAACTGCCAACAAAATCATCAAGCTGTTATTGGAACAGCTTAAATAGGCAGCAATGCGTTTTGCCAGCCTGGGCAGCGGTAGCGAAGGCAATGCGCTGGTCGTAGAAGTCAAGCATACCCGCATCATGCTCGATTGCGGTTTCGGCTTGCGCGAAACCGCAAGTCGCCTCGCCGGGAAAGCACTGCAACCGGACGACATCGACGCCATTGTGATTACCCATGAACACGGTGACCACATTGGTGGTGCCGCACGTTTCGCGCGCAAATACAAAGTGCCGCTATGGATGACGCACGGCACATTCAGCGTGTTTCGCCGGCAATGCGAGCAGTTGCCTGAAGTGCAGCTCTTCGATAGCCACCAGAACTTCAGCATAGGCGACATTGCGCTCACTCCCTTCCCTGTACCTCACGATGCCCGCGAGCCGGCACAGTTTGTGTTCAGTGACGGCGTACACAGACTGGGCGTACTTACCGATGCCGGCGCCTCCACCGCACATATTGAAACCATGCTCAGCGGCTGTGACGCACTGGTGCTGGAATGCAATCATGACAGCGAGTTGCTGAAAAACAGCAGTTATCCGCCAGGTTTGAAAAAACGCATCGCCGGCCTGTTCGGCCATCTGGACAATCAGGCAGCTGCCGCATTGCTCGCCAAGCTGGACACCAGTCGTCTGCAGCATCTGATTGCGGCCCATCTCTCCAAACACAACAACACACCGGCACTTGCACTCGGCGGTCTTGCCGGCGTTCTGCGGTGCACTCCGGACTGGCTTGATTATGCCAAACAGGAAGACGGGTTTTGCTGGCGACAACTCACTTAAGCGACGAACGCGCTTGCCGAAAATGCTTTCTCACGCTAAAGTGATGTACGTTTCTGGTCTGAGGGAGTACACGTGTGTTAGCAATTATTGAAGCGGCGGGCTGGCCGATCTGGCCGTTGGTTTTAGCCTCTGTATTATCTGTAGCCATCATTATCGAACGTTTCATTTCGTTACGCGCGACCGAAGTCACTCCCAAGGGTTTATTGGAAAAAACCGTGCAGGCCTACCGCCAGCAAGGCGCGAACGGCGACATGCTCAATCAGCTGGCACAAAGCTCACCGCTGGGACGGATTTTTGCTGCCGGTTTGCGCAATGCGAAGAATTCGCGCGAAATCATGAAAGAATCCATTGAAGAAGCCGGCCGCGGCGCCGTCCACGAGCTGGAACGTTTTCTGCCTGCGCTGGGCACCATCGCTTCGGTTGCACCATTACTCGGCTTGCTCGGCACCGTCATCGGCATGGTGGAAATCTTTGGCGCACAGACTCCTTCCGGCGGCAATCCTGCCGTACTTGCGCACGGCATTTCCGTGGCACTGTATAACACCGCATTCGGTCTGATCGTGGCCATCCCCAGTTTGATCTTTTATCGTTTCTTCCGTACCCGCGTCGATTCCCTGGTTGTAGAAATGGAACAGGAAGCTGTTAAACTGGTCGAAATTGTGCATGGCGAACGCCAATAAACAGGATCAACATGAATTTCCAGCATCGACACACTCAGGAAGAACCCGAGATCAACCTCATTCCGATGATAGACGTATTGCTTGTGGTATTGATTTTCCTGATGGTAACCACAACCTACGCCAAATTTTCCGAGCTGCAAATCAACCTGCCTCAGGCAACAGGCGATGTGTCCAAGGAAAAGCCGTCGCAAATCACTGTTTCCGTCGATGCGGTCGGCAATTATGAAGTCAATAACGCTGCAGTCACTTTCTCCACTGTCAGCAATCTGGCACAAGTATTGAAGCAGGCTGCAAAGGGTTCGCCTGATACAGTCATTATCATCAATGCCGACGCCAAAGCGACTCATCAATCGGTTATTAATGTAATGGAAGCCGGTCGTGAAGCCGGACTCACCCGTATTACCTTTGCCACACAAAAAGGCAATTAAACCCCATGCCTCGCTTTTCGCGAGGCACTCTCTACCATAACTGCTATGAGCACTTGGAAAGACCCGTTTGGCAGCAACCGCCTAGGTTTATGGCTAGCTGACCGTCACGACCGCAAAAACAAGCAGATTTCGCGCATTGTCGCGCGCTGGGGCTGGCTAAAACCCATGGGCGACCGCGGCAAGGTCGTCTGGGTCATGGCTGGCGCCAGTGCGGACAGCGTACGTCTGGCTGTTGAACTGGTACGCGCCATTCGGGAAAAACGTCTGGATATTCGGCTGGTGCTGACCTTCGAAAAGGAATACGCCGACATTCTCTCCCTGCTCGACGATTGCGATAAAACCGGCTGGGGTTATGCGCCTTGCGATCATCCGCGTGCCTTGACCCGTGCCATGCAACGGATTGAACCATTCGGCATTATCGCGGTAGGCACCCAGCCGCAGCTCAACCTGAGCAAGCTGCTGGACCAGCACCAGCACGTATTGGTCGTCAATCCGCCGCAGCCGGTCACCTTTCATTGCGAACGCGTCTATAACGGCATATCCCTGCACGACAGCGACGAGCCCGGGGCGATGGCCGACATGCGCGCCATCCTGGCGCAAGCGCAGATCGATCCCAATTTCAAATCGCTGGTCAATCATGGCGCAGAACGCCATTTATGGTGGCTGCACGGCGTCTCGGCAGAAGAGAGCGCCGCTATCGCCAGACAGCTGTTTGCGCACGCACCTGAGGATGTAATCTTTGTCAGCGGCGAACGCGCGAATGACACGCACCTGCAAATCAGCCAATGGGACCGCACCCCTATTCCTGGCAGCCGCATAGTTTGGGTGGACGAAGAAAAATGGCTGCCAGCCATTTCCGCAGCGGTTACCGCCACCCACCTCGCCGAGATTCATCCGGTAACTTTGTGGCAAGCCATGGCCGGCGGCGCAGCGATCTCATGCCCCGACCACAGCAAACTCCCCAAAGCGGAGCTGCATGCTGCCATTACGGCATGTACGGATCCGGTTGCTGCCTGGCAGAATTTTCGCGCCAATGTCATTCAGGCACGCCAGCATGGCGACATCGCACGACGCCTGTTCTGGCAGGAACGCCGTCTGGCGGAAACCATGAGCCAGGAACTGGTCGAGCGCATATTTGAATGGTAGCCTGGGTACAGCGCCAATGGCGCAGCACCACTCCGTGGCATGCGCTGCTCATCCCGTTATCCTGGCTATTCGCCATCCTCAGTGCACTTCGCCGCACCGGCTATACCAGCGGTCTGCTGCGGCGCCAGCATCTCGCCGTTCCCGTCATCATTATCGGCAATATCAGCGTCGGCGGCACCGGCAAGACCCCGCTCGTTATCTGGCTTGCCCAGCAGCTCGCAGCGCATGGCCGGCACCCCGGCATCATCAGCCGCGGCTATGGCGGCAACGCGGCCACCCCGCAGGCCGTCTCTGCGCACAGCAATGCCGCGATTGTCGGCGATGAGCCGCGCTTATTAGCGCAACGCCTGGCCTGCCCGGTCTGGATAGGGCGCAACCGTCCCGCTGCCGGACGCGCACTGCTGGCCGCACACCCCGAAGTTGACGTCATCCTCAGCGATGACGGATTACAGCACTACGCCCTGGCGCGGGATGTCGAAATCGCCGTAATCGATAGCTCCCGCGGCTTCGGCAATGCACGCCTGCTCCCTGCGGGCCCGTTACGCGAACCGCTCAACCGACTGCAGCAGGTGGATGCGGTGATCGTCAACCAGACCGGCGCATCTCACCCCGGCCTTCCGCCGTTGCAGCACGCTTATGCAATGCAGCTGGTCGGGCATCATTTCACCAATCTGAAGCACCCGAAACAGACTGCTGTCGCTGCCGATTTCAGCGATAGCCAAGTGCATGCGGTTGCCGGCATCGGTCACCCGCAACGTTTTTTTGATCAGCTCGATGCAATGGGGTTGCATGTCATTCCTCATGCTTTTGCCGATCACTATCAATATCAAGCGTCCGACCTCAATTTCCCCGGCATTATCATCATGACCGAGAAAGATGCGGTAAAATGTCAGGCTTTCGTGACTGAACATATGTGGGTATGGCCGGTGCAGGCACAGCTTGATCCGGAATTACTGCCGCGCCTGCTCGCCAAACTAGGAAATCATCATGGATAGCAAATTATTAGACATACTGGTATGCCCGATCTGCAAAGGCCCACTGGTGTATCACAAAGCAGTGCAGGAACTGATTTGCAAAGCCGACCGTCTGGCTTTCCCCATCCGCGACGACATTCCGGTAATGCTGGAAAGCGAAGCGCGCACGCTGGGCGAGGATGAAGTCGTTTAATGCAGTTCACCGTCATTATCCCTGCCCGCCACGCGTCCACACGACTGCCCGCCAAGCCGCTCGCCGACATACACGGCAAGCCGATGGTGGTGCGGGTTGCAGAACGCGCCGCGCTCAGCGATGCCGCTGCGGTCTGGGTGGCAGCAGATGACGAGCGCATCATCAATGCTGTTGCCGAACATGGCATCCAGAGCATTGCCACCTCGCCCGAGCACGCTTCGGGTACGGACAGGCTGGCGGAAGCGGTGATCCAGCTCGGCCTCGCCGACGACGTGATCGTGGTCAATGTGCAGGGCGACGAGCCACTGATCGCACCGGAGCTCATCCGTGCAGTCGCGGCCGATCTTGCTGCGCATCCCGAATCGGTGATGGCAACGGTGTGCCATCCGCTGCACGATTATGCCAGCATGATGAATCCGCACATGGTCAAAGTGGTGATGGACGACAATGGCCATGCCATGTACTTCAGTCGCGCACCCATTCCCTATGCGCGCGACGCTTTTGCCGCGGGTACGCAACTGCCTGCCGATTTGCCGGCATATCGCCATATCGGGCTGTACGCTTACCGGGTAGGGTTTCTCAAGCAATACGCCAACTTGAGCCCGGCGCCCATCGAGCGCTTCGAATCGCTGGAGCAGCTGCGCGTGCTCTGGCATGGTTTCAAAATCAGCGTCAGCATCAGCCCCCACCCTGCGGCACCCGGCGTCGATACGGCGGAAGATCTGGCACAGGTACGGGAATTATTTTTAGCATCATCATTATCAAAAGAAGGTTAACCAGAAATGCGAGTCATACTCCTCGGCGGCCCCGGCGCGGGCAAAGGCACACAAGCCAATTACATCAAACAGCATTACAACATCCCGCAAATCTCGACAGGTGACATGCTGCGTGCAGCGATTGCAGCCGGCACGGAACTGGGCAAGGCAGCCAAAGCCGTGATGGATGCCGGTCAGCTGGTATCCGACGATATCATCATCGGTCTGGTCAAGGATCGCATCGCCCAGCCCGACTGCGCCAACGGTTTTCTGTTCGACGGCTTTCCACGTACCATTCCGCAGGCTGAAGCGATGAAAGCAGCGGGCGTGCCTATTGATTATGTCGTCGAGATCGATGTGCCCGACAGCGAAATCATCCAGCGCATGTCCGGCCGCCGTGTGCATATGGCATCGGGCCGCACCTACCATACCGTATTCAATCCGCCGAAAGTGTCCGGTATCGACGACATCACCGGCGAAGCGCTGATCCAGCGCGATGACGATCATGAGGACACAGTCAAAAAACGCCTGGATGTATATCACGCCCAGACCGAACCGCTGGTACAGTATTATTCGAGCTGGGCCGCAACCGGCGCGAAACAGGCGCCCAAGTATGTGAAGGTTCACGGCATCGGCAATGTCGAAGCCATCCGCGATGCCATCTTTGCAGCATTGGGCTGATACGCCTCCTAAACGCCGAGTTTGTCAGAAAATCATTGTCGTCAGATCGCCCTCCGTCCTTTCTGACGGCAGCAGCCACATTTAGTCAATCCTATGAATATCAATCCAGCCGACACCCTCTCACCTGCCACCCTGACGATTGAATCCCTCAATCATGAAGGACGCGGGGTTGCTCACCGGGAGGACGGCAAAACCATATTCGTCGATGGCGCCATTACCGGCGAAGTCGTGCAATATTCGGTTTACCGGAAAAAAGACAGCTACGAAATGGCGCAAGTCACCAAACTTGTGCGCGAAAGCGCCATGCGGGTCAAACCACATTGCCCTCATTTCGGCGTATGCGGCGGCTGCAGTTTGCAGCATATCGAGCCCGGTGCGCAGATTGCCGCCAAACAGCGCGTGCTGGAAGACAATCTCGCCCATATCGGCAAGGTCAAGGCCGCCAGCATGCTCTCGCCTATCCATGGCCCAGCCTGGGGCTATCGTACTCGTGCGCGTCTGTCGGTGCGCTTGGTAGAAAAAAAGGGCGGCGTTCTGGTAGGTTTCCACGAACGCCGGAACAGTTTTATCGCGGATATGACTTCCTGCGCGATTCTGCCCCCGCGCATCTCGGCGCTGATTCCGCTGCTGCGCGAATTCATCATGAAGCTCACCATTCGTGCGCAATTGCCGCAAATCGAAGTCGTGGCCACCGATGCTGTCGATGCGCTGGTGATACGTCACATGGTTGCAATCCCTGCCGAAGACGAAGCGCTGTTGCGTGAATTTGCGGATGCCCATCCCCACATCCAGTGGTGGACACAATCCAAGGGCCCCGACACCATCAAACCGCTCTATCCGCTGGATGCGCCCGAGCTGGCCTACACGCTGCCCGAGTTCAATCTGGTGATGCCGTTCCGTCCCAGTGAATTTACCCAGGTCAATACCGACGTCAATCCCATCCTCATGCGCCGCGCGATGCAGCTGCTGGATCCACAACCGACTGATCGCATCGCCGACATGTTCTGCGGGCTGGGCAATTTCACGCTGCCC from Sulfuriferula sp. AH1 harbors:
- the rlmD gene encoding 23S rRNA (uracil(1939)-C(5))-methyltransferase RlmD codes for the protein MNINPADTLSPATLTIESLNHEGRGVAHREDGKTIFVDGAITGEVVQYSVYRKKDSYEMAQVTKLVRESAMRVKPHCPHFGVCGGCSLQHIEPGAQIAAKQRVLEDNLAHIGKVKAASMLSPIHGPAWGYRTRARLSVRLVEKKGGVLVGFHERRNSFIADMTSCAILPPRISALIPLLREFIMKLTIRAQLPQIEVVATDAVDALVIRHMVAIPAEDEALLREFADAHPHIQWWTQSKGPDTIKPLYPLDAPELAYTLPEFNLVMPFRPSEFTQVNTDVNPILMRRAMQLLDPQPTDRIADMFCGLGNFTLPIARHARHVIGIEGSKELVARAQQNAERNGIGNTEFLTENLFEITSERLNALGHFDKMLIDPPRDGAFALVEALDGNAPARIVYVSCNPATLARDAAVLVHQKGYRLQTAGIANMFPHTAHVESIAVFERN
- the kdsB gene encoding 3-deoxy-manno-octulosonate cytidylyltransferase, with amino-acid sequence MQFTVIIPARHASTRLPAKPLADIHGKPMVVRVAERAALSDAAAVWVAADDERIINAVAEHGIQSIATSPEHASGTDRLAEAVIQLGLADDVIVVNVQGDEPLIAPELIRAVAADLAAHPESVMATVCHPLHDYASMMNPHMVKVVMDDNGHAMYFSRAPIPYARDAFAAGTQLPADLPAYRHIGLYAYRVGFLKQYANLSPAPIERFESLEQLRVLWHGFKISVSISPHPAAPGVDTAEDLAQVRELFLASSLSKEG
- the adk gene encoding adenylate kinase yields the protein MRVILLGGPGAGKGTQANYIKQHYNIPQISTGDMLRAAIAAGTELGKAAKAVMDAGQLVSDDIIIGLVKDRIAQPDCANGFLFDGFPRTIPQAEAMKAAGVPIDYVVEIDVPDSEIIQRMSGRRVHMASGRTYHTVFNPPKVSGIDDITGEALIQRDDDHEDTVKKRLDVYHAQTEPLVQYYSSWAATGAKQAPKYVKVHGIGNVEAIRDAIFAALG
- the lpxK gene encoding tetraacyldisaccharide 4'-kinase, with product MVAWVQRQWRSTTPWHALLIPLSWLFAILSALRRTGYTSGLLRRQHLAVPVIIIGNISVGGTGKTPLVIWLAQQLAAHGRHPGIISRGYGGNAATPQAVSAHSNAAIVGDEPRLLAQRLACPVWIGRNRPAAGRALLAAHPEVDVILSDDGLQHYALARDVEIAVIDSSRGFGNARLLPAGPLREPLNRLQQVDAVIVNQTGASHPGLPPLQHAYAMQLVGHHFTNLKHPKQTAVAADFSDSQVHAVAGIGHPQRFFDQLDAMGLHVIPHAFADHYQYQASDLNFPGIIIMTEKDAVKCQAFVTEHMWVWPVQAQLDPELLPRLLAKLGNHHG
- a CDS encoding Trm112 family protein, which translates into the protein MDSKLLDILVCPICKGPLVYHKAVQELICKADRLAFPIRDDIPVMLESEARTLGEDEVV
- a CDS encoding glycosyltransferase N-terminal domain-containing protein, translating into MSTWKDPFGSNRLGLWLADRHDRKNKQISRIVARWGWLKPMGDRGKVVWVMAGASADSVRLAVELVRAIREKRLDIRLVLTFEKEYADILSLLDDCDKTGWGYAPCDHPRALTRAMQRIEPFGIIAVGTQPQLNLSKLLDQHQHVLVVNPPQPVTFHCERVYNGISLHDSDEPGAMADMRAILAQAQIDPNFKSLVNHGAERHLWWLHGVSAEESAAIARQLFAHAPEDVIFVSGERANDTHLQISQWDRTPIPGSRIVWVDEEKWLPAISAAVTATHLAEIHPVTLWQAMAGGAAISCPDHSKLPKAELHAAITACTDPVAAWQNFRANVIQARQHGDIARRLFWQERRLAETMSQELVERIFEW